A stretch of the Veillonella parvula DSM 2008 genome encodes the following:
- a CDS encoding ABC transporter substrate-binding protein, producing MVKKKKFMAYLATVLLLVVSMLLTACGGPGDAKKDAAQSGKQIEITDVTGQKVTLKKPAERVVVQLSASGGAFLTMAALQGKDVAKTIVGIDPYLSKLRTDMWDRYKSEVPELEKIPLIGNVNDKTFDVEKVISLNPDVIFMPLYFKDQYEADYKPKIDAAGIPTIYIDYHAEKLENHQKSIEAIGKALGKEERAAEINKFYTDRLTRVMDRISKINKPKPTVYIETGNEGPEGLGFAYSGNVAWGALATQVGGDLITKDVVQKAGPVNPEFILERNPDIIMIIGSYWPKKPTSMRLGFDTNEAKSQELLKAFTTERQGWPELKAVQSKNVFSTHHGLPREVYDVAVFEYLAKTFYPEEFKDVDPEGTLKEFYDKFLPFSYGGVWFMQLN from the coding sequence AAGAAAAAGAAATTTATGGCATATCTTGCCACGGTGCTCCTGCTAGTTGTGAGTATGCTCCTGACTGCATGTGGTGGCCCTGGGGATGCGAAAAAGGATGCGGCACAATCTGGCAAACAAATTGAGATTACAGATGTAACTGGTCAAAAGGTGACGTTGAAAAAACCAGCAGAACGCGTAGTAGTTCAATTGAGTGCTTCTGGTGGTGCGTTCTTGACTATGGCTGCGTTGCAAGGCAAAGATGTGGCTAAGACTATTGTTGGTATTGACCCTTATTTGAGCAAATTGCGTACAGATATGTGGGATCGCTACAAATCTGAAGTGCCAGAGTTGGAAAAAATTCCTCTCATTGGTAACGTAAATGATAAAACATTTGATGTGGAAAAAGTAATTTCCTTAAACCCAGATGTTATCTTCATGCCTTTATATTTCAAAGATCAATATGAAGCTGATTACAAACCTAAAATTGATGCAGCTGGCATCCCTACTATCTATATCGATTATCATGCGGAAAAGCTTGAAAATCACCAAAAATCTATCGAAGCTATCGGTAAAGCATTGGGTAAAGAAGAGCGTGCAGCAGAAATCAACAAGTTCTATACTGACCGTTTAACAAGAGTTATGGACCGCATTAGCAAAATCAATAAACCAAAACCAACTGTTTACATTGAAACAGGTAACGAAGGTCCAGAAGGTTTAGGTTTTGCGTATAGTGGAAACGTAGCATGGGGCGCATTGGCAACTCAAGTAGGTGGTGACCTTATTACTAAGGATGTAGTTCAAAAAGCAGGTCCTGTTAACCCAGAATTTATTTTGGAAAGAAATCCAGATATCATCATGATCATCGGTTCTTACTGGCCTAAGAAACCTACATCCATGCGTTTAGGTTTTGATACAAATGAAGCTAAATCTCAAGAGTTATTGAAAGCTTTCACCACAGAACGTCAAGGCTGGCCTGAATTGAAAGCCGTTCAATCTAAAAACGTTTTCTCTACTCACCATGGTTTACCTCGTGAAGTATATGACGTTGCAGTATTTGAATACTTAGCTAAAACATTCTATCCTGAGGAATTCAAGGATGTAGATCCTGAAGGCACACTTAAGGAATTCTATGACAAATTCCTTCCATTCTCTTACGGTGGCGTTTGGTTTATGCAGTTGAACTAA
- a CDS encoding FecCD family ABC transporter permease gives MTETNNQYDYKKQSYKKLMFIIIGLIICAVSFVTDIIVGPASLTLSDVWLALTDPAEVSKNAYVIIWSIRLPTAIMALLVGASLGIAGAGMQTILDNPLSSPYTLGISAGAGFGASLMVVVGASALEFLGVFMVPFGAFVFASLTSFFIYSINKIKNFSSETMILAGIGMMFLFQALQSLMQYMASPEALQNIVFWTMGSLAKANWVNISIVLIVLAIMLPLMMRESWRLTALKLGDEKASGLGVNVESLRVKVFAFISIITAVAVSFVGTIGFIGIVGPHIARMLVGEDQRYFLPLSAVCGMAILSLASIASKMLVPGAMFPIGIVTAIIGVPFFFSLVLTRKRSYFK, from the coding sequence GTGACGGAAACTAACAATCAGTACGATTATAAAAAACAGAGCTATAAAAAGCTCATGTTTATTATCATCGGTCTGATCATTTGTGCGGTAAGTTTTGTTACCGATATTATTGTAGGTCCTGCATCACTTACGTTAAGTGATGTATGGCTCGCATTAACAGACCCAGCAGAGGTTTCCAAAAACGCATATGTTATCATTTGGTCGATTCGTCTTCCGACGGCCATTATGGCATTGCTCGTAGGTGCTTCTTTGGGCATTGCTGGTGCTGGCATGCAGACTATTCTTGATAACCCGTTATCTAGCCCGTATACACTTGGTATATCCGCAGGGGCTGGCTTCGGTGCATCTCTTATGGTTGTTGTAGGCGCTAGTGCATTAGAGTTTTTAGGTGTCTTTATGGTTCCATTTGGCGCCTTTGTATTCGCTAGTTTGACGAGTTTCTTTATCTATTCCATCAATAAGATTAAGAACTTCTCCTCTGAAACGATGATTCTCGCTGGTATCGGCATGATGTTCTTGTTCCAAGCGCTTCAATCCTTGATGCAATATATGGCATCTCCTGAGGCCCTTCAAAACATCGTGTTCTGGACGATGGGGAGTTTAGCTAAGGCAAATTGGGTGAACATCTCTATTGTTCTTATCGTGCTAGCAATCATGCTTCCGCTTATGATGCGTGAATCTTGGCGTTTAACAGCATTAAAATTAGGCGATGAAAAGGCTTCTGGTCTTGGCGTTAATGTTGAAAGTTTACGGGTAAAAGTGTTTGCTTTCATCTCCATCATTACAGCCGTTGCTGTTTCTTTCGTTGGAACCATTGGTTTTATCGGTATTGTAGGACCACATATTGCACGTATGCTTGTGGGTGAGGATCAACGGTATTTCTTACCACTATCTGCAGTATGTGGCATGGCGATTTTGTCTCTCGCATCTATTGCGAGTAAGATGCTCGTTCCTGGGGCGATGTTCCCAATCGGTATTGTGACAGCAATCATCGGTGTACCTTTCTTCTTCTCGTTGGTATTAACTAGGAAAAGGAGCTATTTCAAATGA
- a CDS encoding ABC transporter ATP-binding protein, producing MIEVHNLTFGYSSTEDGQILKGVDFAAKTGKLTALIGTNGAGKSTLLKTIMGILKGKGEISVNGKPVSQYSTKDFSSTVSYLSQDNDCKVNLSVFEVVMLGRMGSMSFRVSDEDIAATQEVLERLNLQRFASRSIMELSGGQRQLVFMAQALVKEPKILILDEPTSALDLHKQFDLLTLLKNLTQENDFTTLVTLHHLDLAAMFADEIIVLKEGTVYAQGAPKDIFTEAMMEDVYRVKTKIYMDDNGLPHVIPLEAIIN from the coding sequence ATGATTGAAGTTCATAATCTAACCTTTGGTTATTCCTCTACAGAAGACGGACAAATCTTAAAGGGCGTTGACTTTGCTGCTAAAACAGGTAAATTGACTGCGCTCATTGGTACTAACGGTGCTGGTAAATCTACACTTTTAAAAACAATTATGGGTATCTTGAAAGGCAAGGGCGAGATTTCCGTTAATGGTAAACCTGTATCTCAATATTCTACAAAGGATTTTAGTAGTACAGTGAGCTATTTGTCTCAAGATAATGACTGTAAAGTCAATCTATCTGTTTTTGAAGTCGTTATGCTAGGGCGCATGGGCTCCATGTCCTTCCGCGTAAGTGATGAGGATATTGCAGCCACACAAGAGGTATTGGAACGGTTGAACTTACAGCGCTTTGCATCGCGTAGCATCATGGAGCTCAGCGGTGGTCAACGCCAACTTGTGTTCATGGCGCAAGCCCTTGTAAAAGAACCTAAAATCTTAATTCTTGATGAACCGACAAGTGCTTTAGATTTGCACAAGCAATTTGACTTGTTAACATTGCTAAAAAACCTGACTCAAGAAAATGATTTTACAACACTCGTAACATTGCATCATCTTGATCTGGCGGCTATGTTCGCAGATGAAATCATCGTGCTTAAAGAGGGTACAGTATATGCTCAAGGCGCGCCGAAAGACATCTTTACAGAAGCCATGATGGAAGATGTATACCGTGTTAAAACGAAAATTTATATGGATGACAATGGGCTACCTCATGTAATTCCATTAGAAGCTATTATTAATTAA
- a CDS encoding metal ABC transporter permease, producing the protein MTVHTEILLIAIAVSIACAIPGVFLVLRRMSMMADAITHTVFLGIVLAFFMTEDLNSPFLLVGATLVGVGTVWLTEMIHNTGLVNEDASIGIIFPLLFSIAIILVSLYSGNAHLDVDTALLGEIAFAPFDRWIVSGTDLGPISLWISLGVALINLILVMLFYKELQLSTFDPLLAGLFGFMPALIHYVLMTMVSLTVVASFQAVGAILVIGLMIGPAVIAYLWTDSVKAMLTSSIIIGIICAVVGTEVSFTMDVSIAGSIATTIGIALIIAVIATPKTGYIATYRRQRHLRRHYRETMMLCHIYTHMDTPIAHVENGIGTIHEHLNWRPDYTHQAASQLKKQGLLYVTNGHYVLTDKGIAQVKEII; encoded by the coding sequence ATGACAGTTCATACAGAGATATTGCTCATTGCCATTGCGGTATCCATCGCATGTGCCATCCCTGGGGTCTTCCTCGTATTGCGTCGCATGTCCATGATGGCCGATGCCATTACGCACACCGTATTCCTCGGCATCGTGCTCGCTTTCTTTATGACGGAAGATTTAAACTCTCCATTTCTACTCGTCGGGGCTACCTTAGTTGGTGTAGGCACCGTATGGCTTACAGAAATGATACACAATACGGGGCTTGTCAACGAAGATGCGTCTATCGGCATCATCTTCCCGCTTCTATTCTCTATCGCCATCATTCTAGTCAGCCTATACAGCGGTAACGCTCATCTCGATGTAGATACCGCATTACTCGGCGAAATAGCCTTTGCCCCCTTTGATCGATGGATTGTGAGCGGCACCGACTTGGGGCCTATATCGCTATGGATTTCCCTAGGCGTGGCGCTCATCAATTTAATTTTAGTCATGCTGTTCTACAAGGAATTGCAATTATCTACCTTTGATCCGCTACTAGCGGGGCTCTTCGGCTTTATGCCAGCCCTCATCCACTATGTACTCATGACCATGGTATCCCTCACCGTTGTAGCCTCATTCCAAGCGGTAGGTGCCATTCTCGTCATCGGCCTCATGATTGGGCCTGCGGTCATCGCTTATTTATGGACGGACTCTGTGAAAGCCATGCTTACTAGCAGTATCATCATCGGTATTATCTGTGCTGTCGTCGGTACGGAAGTATCTTTCACCATGGACGTATCCATCGCGGGTTCCATTGCAACCACCATCGGTATCGCACTGATTATCGCTGTTATCGCAACACCAAAGACAGGCTATATCGCCACATACCGTCGTCAACGTCACTTACGTCGCCACTATCGGGAAACGATGATGCTATGCCATATTTATACACATATGGATACGCCTATCGCTCACGTTGAAAACGGCATCGGTACCATTCATGAGCATTTGAACTGGAGGCCTGATTATACTCATCAAGCTGCTTCACAGCTAAAGAAACAAGGTCTATTATATGTGACAAATGGACACTACGTGCTTACTGATAAGGGTATAGCACAGGTTAAAGAGATTATTTAA
- a CDS encoding metal ABC transporter permease → MTILQSYTTQMVLLGTALLGLASGIAGTFAVLRKESLIGDGLSHAALPGVVIAFLLTGIKDIEVLIAGAALSSITAAWLITITVENSKIKFDGALATILSAFFGLGMVLLTYVQSLNNAGQAGLSKFIFGQAATILARDVYITSAAALIIIVLTALFWKELKLISFDVEYAKTLQIPVTFTLILYRSLLIMTIIIGIQSVGAILISSLLIAPAVGARQWTNKLGTMCILAGLFGMISAIGGTIWSTSVPKLPTGPAIIVILSILVLLSLIFAPNRGMLWQFRKNRQSKHALLLETTRAPKSKAQQSICVAEDAQPRIGGAP, encoded by the coding sequence ATGACCATACTCCAATCCTATACGACGCAGATGGTACTGCTCGGTACGGCTTTATTAGGCCTCGCTAGCGGTATCGCTGGTACCTTTGCGGTACTTCGCAAGGAAAGCCTCATCGGTGACGGCCTATCGCATGCGGCACTACCCGGTGTGGTCATTGCCTTCTTGCTGACGGGCATCAAGGACATCGAAGTTCTCATCGCAGGTGCTGCCCTATCCTCTATCACTGCGGCTTGGCTCATTACCATTACCGTAGAAAACAGCAAAATCAAATTTGATGGAGCTTTAGCCACCATACTCTCTGCCTTCTTTGGGCTCGGTATGGTATTGCTCACCTATGTACAAAGCTTAAACAATGCTGGTCAAGCGGGGCTTTCAAAATTTATATTTGGACAGGCAGCCACCATATTAGCGCGCGACGTGTACATCACATCTGCAGCGGCGCTCATCATCATCGTGCTAACCGCATTATTCTGGAAGGAGTTAAAGCTTATCTCCTTCGATGTGGAATACGCCAAAACACTACAAATTCCCGTCACTTTCACCCTTATTTTATATCGTTCATTATTGATCATGACCATCATTATCGGCATTCAATCGGTAGGGGCTATCTTAATTAGCTCTCTCCTCATTGCACCCGCCGTTGGAGCAAGACAGTGGACGAATAAACTGGGCACCATGTGTATATTAGCAGGATTATTTGGCATGATATCCGCCATCGGCGGTACTATTTGGAGTACATCAGTTCCAAAATTACCGACAGGCCCAGCTATCATTGTCATTTTATCGATTCTCGTATTATTGAGCCTCATCTTTGCTCCTAACCGAGGTATGCTCTGGCAGTTCCGTAAAAATAGACAGTCAAAGCACGCATTATTATTAGAAACCACAAGGGCTCCCAAATCCAAGGCACAGCAAAGTATTTGCGTAGCAGAGGACGCACAACCTCGCATAGGAGGTGCCCCATGA